The proteins below are encoded in one region of Sphingobacterium sp. R2:
- a CDS encoding glycosyl hydrolase family 28 protein: MMKIIIFRRVLLLSYFICLCNVLQLTAALNQAVDEMYISPNNYKTGTQSERIQRAINAAKNSTGKVVIPKYDAIAKKSIWLIDQAILLPGDFELELNNCTIKLSDKCRDNFIRSANAGLGINTISPLKNIKIIGKGNVLLEGADHPRATGDHNKTLSLNPSRFDQSYGTDAGKPGMNQKGGWRNHAIILAYTDVFEVSGITLKDYHGHGLVLERCTNGKISDITFNVRQAVNVDGTDQQILNQDGMGIRFGCKNILIANCRGRSGDDFINIGLTDTGVGAGEENVNVVSGSIYRGEIDNISTIYLQNWQDFYSISHRSIRIMPVGKLRISDVFIDNMVISPLAKQGLVVEYAEHVKGLFVRNVISHQPIKASGISQASFRDILYKGQGEAIDVQRSDTVVLDHVMAIKN, from the coding sequence ATGATGAAAATAATAATTTTTAGAAGAGTTCTTCTCTTGAGCTATTTTATTTGCTTATGTAATGTGTTGCAGTTGACAGCAGCTCTCAACCAAGCGGTAGATGAAATGTATATCAGCCCTAATAATTATAAAACTGGAACGCAGTCTGAGCGAATACAGAGGGCTATAAATGCGGCAAAAAATAGTACCGGAAAAGTAGTCATACCGAAGTATGACGCCATAGCTAAAAAAAGTATTTGGCTCATTGATCAGGCCATTTTACTTCCTGGTGATTTTGAACTTGAATTGAATAACTGTACCATTAAGCTTTCTGATAAATGTCGGGATAATTTTATTCGTTCTGCGAATGCAGGACTGGGAATCAATACTATATCTCCATTAAAAAACATCAAGATCATTGGAAAAGGTAATGTCCTTCTAGAAGGAGCTGATCATCCAAGAGCTACCGGAGATCATAATAAAACACTATCGCTAAATCCCAGCAGATTTGACCAATCTTATGGCACTGATGCTGGCAAACCCGGCATGAATCAAAAGGGTGGTTGGCGTAATCACGCCATTATATTGGCTTATACCGATGTTTTTGAGGTTAGTGGCATTACATTGAAAGATTATCATGGGCATGGATTGGTACTAGAGCGCTGTACAAATGGTAAGATAAGCGATATTACTTTTAACGTAAGGCAAGCCGTGAATGTGGATGGAACTGACCAACAGATCTTAAACCAAGATGGGATGGGCATACGTTTTGGCTGTAAAAATATTCTTATTGCAAATTGTAGAGGAAGAAGTGGAGACGATTTTATTAACATCGGTTTGACAGATACTGGAGTGGGCGCTGGAGAAGAAAATGTCAATGTGGTCAGTGGTTCGATATACAGGGGTGAAATCGACAATATTTCGACTATTTATCTCCAGAATTGGCAGGACTTTTATTCAATTTCACACCGTTCTATTCGGATTATGCCTGTAGGTAAACTCCGGATAAGCGATGTTTTTATTGACAATATGGTCATCAGTCCCTTGGCAAAGCAAGGCCTAGTCGTTGAGTATGCCGAGCATGTGAAAGGTTTGTTTGTGCGGAATGTCATCAGTCATCAACCTATAAAAGCCAGCGGTATTTCCCAGGCCAGTTTCAGAGACATCCTGTATAAAGGGCAGGGTGAAGCTATTGATGTGCAACGAAGTGATACGGTAGTTCTAGATCATGTAATGGCAATAAAAAATTAG